The following proteins are encoded in a genomic region of Pangasianodon hypophthalmus isolate fPanHyp1 chromosome 26, fPanHyp1.pri, whole genome shotgun sequence:
- the LOC117596144 gene encoding microfibril-associated glycoprotein 4 — protein sequence MTDKVFPAFSVFWTLLLPLLVGSTPISQDLFPTDCSDVYANGQTLSGVYTIYPTADTPVQVYCDMGCGESQTEDGKWTVFQRRMDGTVNFYRPWGHYKKGFGNKYGEYWLGLENLYQLTHKRKYELKVDLQDFEGVSVYARYTSFSVEPEADGYKLNVSGFINGGAGDSMATNNGQNFSTFDKDQDSYPENCAKRFLGGFWYSTCHSSNPNGIYLWGKDGTHYAIGNVWNQWKGYDYGLKYIAMKIRPVSVAQ from the exons ATGACT GACAAGGTGTTTCCAGCGTTCTCAGTGTTCTGGACTCTCCTGCTCCCCCTGCTGGTTGGGAGCACTCCTATTTCTCAAGATCTGTTTCCGACTGACTGCTCTGATGTCTACGCTAACGGACAAACACTCAGTGGCGTGTACACCATCTACCCTACAGCAGACACACCTGTACAGGTGTACTGTGACATGGGATGTGGGGAAAGCCAAACAGAAGACGGGAAGTGGACG GTGTTTCAGAGAAGAATGGACGGCACTGTGAATTTCTACAGACCATGGGGACACTACAAGAAAGGGTTTGGGAACAAGTATGGAGAATACTGGCTAG GATTGGAGAATCTCTACCAGCTCACACATAAGAGGAAATACGAGCTGAAAGTGGACCTGCAGGACTTTGAGGGAGTGTCGGTTTACGCTCGATACACTTCTTTCTCTGTGGAACCTGAAGCTGATGGCTACAAACTCAATGTTAGCGGCTTCATCAATGGAGGtgcag GTGATTCCATGGCGACAAACAATGGACAGAATTTCTCCACCTTTGATAAAGACCAGGACTCGTATCCTGAGAACTGTGCTAAACGCTTCCTCGGAGGTTTTTGGTACAGTACCTGTCACAGTTCTAATCCTAACGGGATATACCTGTGGGGAAAGGACGGCACTCATTACGCCATCGGAAATGTGTGGAACCAGTGGAAAGGCTATGATTATGGTCTCAAATACATCGCCATGAAGATCAGACCTGTGTCTGTAGCACAGTGA
- the LOC117596146 gene encoding microfibril-associated glycoprotein 4 isoform X3, with translation MIGMVCSVFSVLCVLPLLVGSTPISQDLFPTDCSDVYANGHRLSGVYTIYPTADTPVQVYCDMGCGESKTEVGNWTVFQRRMDGTVNFYRPWEHYKKGFGNKHGEYWLGLEHIYQLTHKRKYELKVDLQDFAGVSVYARYSSFSIDSEADGYTLHISGFINGGAGDSLATNNGQKFSTFDKDQDSYAGGNCAKSYLGAFWYSQCHHANPNGIYLWGQDGTHYAIGNVWYHWKAYDYGLKYITMKIRPVSVA, from the exons ATGATT GGCAtggtgtgttcagtgttttcagtgttgtgtgttctcCCCCTGCTGGTTGGGAGCACTCCTATTTCTCAAGATCTGTTTCCGACTGACTGCTCTGATGTCTACGCTAATGGACATAGACTCAGTGGTGTGTACACCATCTACCCTACAGCAGACACACCTGTACAGGTGTACTGTGACATGGGATGTGGGGAAAGCAAAACAGAAGTTGGGAATTGGACG GTGtttcagaggagaatggacgGCACTGTGAATTTCTACAGACCATGGGAACACTATAAGAAAGGGTTTGGAAACAAGCATGGAGAATACTGGCTAG GATTAGAACACATCTACCAGCTCACACATAAGAGGAAATACGAGCTGAAAGTGGACCTGCAGGACTTCGCCGGGGTGTCGGTTTATGCTCGATATTCTTCTTTCTCTATAGATTCTGAAGCTGACGGCTACACACTCCACATTAGTGGTTTCATCAATGGAGGTGCAG GTGATTCTCTGGCTACAAACAACGGACAGAAATTCTCCACCTTTGATAAAGACCAGGACTCGTATGCAGGGGGAAACTGTGCTAAATCCTACCTCGGGGCTTTTTGGTACAGTCAGTGCCACCATGCGAACCCTAACGGGATATACCTGTGGGGACAGGACGGCACTCATTACGCCATCGGAAATGTGTGGTACCATTGGAAAGCCTATGATTATGGTCTCAAATACATCACCATGAAGATCAGACCTGTGTCTGTAGCATAG
- the LOC117596146 gene encoding microfibril-associated glycoprotein 4 isoform X1 produces MIGMVCSVFSVLCVLPLLVGSTPISQDLFPTDCSDVYANGHRLSGVYTIYPTADTPVQVYCDMGCGESKTEVGNWTVCLDVFQRRMDGTVNFYRPWEHYKKGFGNKHGEYWLGLEHIYQLTHKRKYELKVDLQDFAGVSVYARYSSFSIDSEADGYTLHISGFINGGAGDSLATNNGQKFSTFDKDQDSYAGGNCAKSYLGAFWYSQCHHANPNGIYLWGQDGTHYAIGNVWYHWKAYDYGLKYITMKIRPVSVA; encoded by the exons ATGATT GGCAtggtgtgttcagtgttttcagtgttgtgtgttctcCCCCTGCTGGTTGGGAGCACTCCTATTTCTCAAGATCTGTTTCCGACTGACTGCTCTGATGTCTACGCTAATGGACATAGACTCAGTGGTGTGTACACCATCTACCCTACAGCAGACACACCTGTACAGGTGTACTGTGACATGGGATGTGGGGAAAGCAAAACAGAAGTTGGGAATTGGACGGTATGTTTAGAT GTGtttcagaggagaatggacgGCACTGTGAATTTCTACAGACCATGGGAACACTATAAGAAAGGGTTTGGAAACAAGCATGGAGAATACTGGCTAG GATTAGAACACATCTACCAGCTCACACATAAGAGGAAATACGAGCTGAAAGTGGACCTGCAGGACTTCGCCGGGGTGTCGGTTTATGCTCGATATTCTTCTTTCTCTATAGATTCTGAAGCTGACGGCTACACACTCCACATTAGTGGTTTCATCAATGGAGGTGCAG GTGATTCTCTGGCTACAAACAACGGACAGAAATTCTCCACCTTTGATAAAGACCAGGACTCGTATGCAGGGGGAAACTGTGCTAAATCCTACCTCGGGGCTTTTTGGTACAGTCAGTGCCACCATGCGAACCCTAACGGGATATACCTGTGGGGACAGGACGGCACTCATTACGCCATCGGAAATGTGTGGTACCATTGGAAAGCCTATGATTATGGTCTCAAATACATCACCATGAAGATCAGACCTGTGTCTGTAGCATAG
- the LOC117596146 gene encoding microfibril-associated glycoprotein 4 isoform X2 has product MVCSVFSVLCVLPLLVGSTPISQDLFPTDCSDVYANGHRLSGVYTIYPTADTPVQVYCDMGCGESKTEVGNWTVCLDVFQRRMDGTVNFYRPWEHYKKGFGNKHGEYWLGLEHIYQLTHKRKYELKVDLQDFAGVSVYARYSSFSIDSEADGYTLHISGFINGGAGDSLATNNGQKFSTFDKDQDSYAGGNCAKSYLGAFWYSQCHHANPNGIYLWGQDGTHYAIGNVWYHWKAYDYGLKYITMKIRPVSVA; this is encoded by the exons AtggtgtgttcagtgttttcagtgttgtgtgttctcCCCCTGCTGGTTGGGAGCACTCCTATTTCTCAAGATCTGTTTCCGACTGACTGCTCTGATGTCTACGCTAATGGACATAGACTCAGTGGTGTGTACACCATCTACCCTACAGCAGACACACCTGTACAGGTGTACTGTGACATGGGATGTGGGGAAAGCAAAACAGAAGTTGGGAATTGGACGGTATGTTTAGAT GTGtttcagaggagaatggacgGCACTGTGAATTTCTACAGACCATGGGAACACTATAAGAAAGGGTTTGGAAACAAGCATGGAGAATACTGGCTAG GATTAGAACACATCTACCAGCTCACACATAAGAGGAAATACGAGCTGAAAGTGGACCTGCAGGACTTCGCCGGGGTGTCGGTTTATGCTCGATATTCTTCTTTCTCTATAGATTCTGAAGCTGACGGCTACACACTCCACATTAGTGGTTTCATCAATGGAGGTGCAG GTGATTCTCTGGCTACAAACAACGGACAGAAATTCTCCACCTTTGATAAAGACCAGGACTCGTATGCAGGGGGAAACTGTGCTAAATCCTACCTCGGGGCTTTTTGGTACAGTCAGTGCCACCATGCGAACCCTAACGGGATATACCTGTGGGGACAGGACGGCACTCATTACGCCATCGGAAATGTGTGGTACCATTGGAAAGCCTATGATTATGGTCTCAAATACATCACCATGAAGATCAGACCTGTGTCTGTAGCATAG
- the LOC117596145 gene encoding microfibril-associated glycoprotein 4-like yields the protein MTDKVFPAFSVFWTLLLPLLVGSTPISQDLFPTDCSDVYANGQTLSGVYTIYPTADTPVQVYCDMGCGESQTEDGKWTVFQRRMDGTVNFYRPWGHYKKGFGNKYGEYWLGLENLYQLTHKRKYELKMDLQDFEGVSVYARYTSFSVESEADGYKLNVSGFINGGAGDSMATNNGQNFSTFDKDQDSYPENCAKRFLGGFWYSTCHSSNPNGIYLWGQDGTHYAIGNVWNQWKGDDYGLKYIAMKIRPVSVAQ from the exons ATGACT GACAAGGTGTTTCCAGCGTTCTCAGTGTTCTGGACTCTCCTGCTCCCCCTGCTGGTTGGGAGTACTCCTATTTCTCAAGACCTGTTTCCGACTGACTGCTCTGATGTCTACGCTAACGGACAAACACTCAGTGGCGTGTACACCATCTACCCTACAGCAGACACACCTGTACAGGTGTACTGTGACATGGGATGTGGGGAAAGCCAAACAGAAGACGGGAAGTGGACG GTGTTTCAGAGAAGAATGGACGGCACTGTGAATTTCTACAGACCATGGGGACACTACAAGAAAGGGTTTGGGAACAAGTATGGAGAATACTGGCTAG GATTGGAGAATCTCTACCAGCTCACACATAAGAGGAAATACGAGCTGAAAATGGACCTGCAGGACTTTGAGGGAGTGTCAGTTTACGCTCGATACACTTCTTTCTCTGTGGAATCTGAAGCTGATGGCTACAAACTCAATGTTAGCGGCTTCATCAATGGAGGtgcag GTGATTCCATGGCGACAAACAATGGACAGAATTTCTCCACCTTTGATAAAGACCAGGACTCGTATCCTGAGAACTGTGCTAAACGCTTCCTCGGAGGTTTTTGGTACAGTACCTGTCACAGTTCTAATCCTAACGGGATATACCTGTGGGGACAGGACGGCACTCATTACGCCATCGGAAATGTGTGGAACCAGTGGAAAGGCGATGATTATGGTCTCAAATACATCGCCATGAAGATCAGACCTGTGTCTGTAGCACAGTGA